A window of the Amycolatopsis solani genome harbors these coding sequences:
- a CDS encoding TetR/AcrR family transcriptional regulator, translated as MPVDGRLARGDATRRLVLRRAVDVASVDGLEGLSLGRLATELELSKSGVFALFGSKEELQLATIEAALDIFRSHVVTPASAVSPGLPRLRAICENWLEYSEKRVFPGGCFFFNVGAEFDARPGRVHDAVASASGSFAAFIRETCIDAVSLGHLTADAEVLAFELHALGRAANADAVLNGGPTPYTLARRAIRARLGS; from the coding sequence GTGCCGGTTGACGGCCGGCTCGCCCGCGGTGACGCGACCCGCCGCCTGGTGCTGCGCCGGGCGGTGGACGTCGCGTCCGTCGACGGCCTGGAGGGCCTCTCCCTCGGCCGGCTCGCCACCGAGCTGGAGCTGAGCAAGAGCGGCGTGTTCGCGTTGTTCGGCTCGAAGGAGGAACTGCAGCTCGCGACGATCGAAGCGGCTCTCGACATCTTCCGCTCCCACGTCGTCACGCCTGCGTCCGCGGTTTCACCGGGCTTGCCGCGATTGCGGGCGATCTGCGAGAACTGGCTGGAGTACTCGGAAAAGCGGGTGTTCCCGGGCGGCTGCTTCTTCTTCAACGTCGGCGCGGAGTTCGACGCACGCCCCGGCCGGGTCCACGACGCGGTCGCTTCGGCAAGCGGCTCGTTCGCCGCGTTCATCCGCGAGACTTGCATCGACGCCGTCTCGCTCGGCCACTTGACCGCGGACGCGGAAGTCCTGGCGTTCGAGCTGCACGCGCTGGGCCGCGCGGCCAACGCCGACGCGGTCCTCAACGGCGGCCCCACCCCCTACACCCTGGCCCGCCGCGCGATCCGTGCCCGCCTGGGGTCGTGA
- a CDS encoding MOSC domain-containing protein codes for MNVDNVYVGEPSVLGYRRELPVLSGITKALVMAPELKLSELNLDGDRQADLTVHGGPDKAVYVYPAEHYAAWREDGFEVETADFGENISLSGLTEDDVRIGDVWAWGDALVQVSQPRSPCFKLAMKTGRKDITPAMIDSGRSGWYLRVLRPGTVPTSGAVELVERADAPTVAEVYVISFANYGQLPPERVEAALDFADRVLATPALAVSWSAGIQSTVDRWRARRAG; via the coding sequence ATGAACGTCGACAACGTCTACGTGGGCGAACCGAGCGTCCTGGGCTACCGGCGGGAGCTGCCGGTGCTGAGCGGGATCACGAAGGCACTGGTCATGGCGCCGGAGCTGAAGCTGAGCGAGCTGAACCTCGACGGCGACCGGCAGGCCGACCTCACCGTGCACGGCGGCCCCGACAAGGCGGTCTACGTCTACCCGGCCGAGCACTACGCGGCCTGGCGCGAAGACGGCTTCGAGGTCGAGACGGCCGACTTCGGGGAGAACATCTCGCTGAGCGGCCTCACCGAGGACGACGTGCGGATCGGGGACGTCTGGGCCTGGGGTGACGCGCTCGTGCAGGTCTCGCAGCCGCGGTCGCCGTGCTTCAAGCTCGCGATGAAGACCGGCCGCAAGGACATCACCCCGGCGATGATCGACTCCGGGCGCAGCGGCTGGTACCTGCGCGTGCTGCGGCCGGGCACGGTGCCGACGTCCGGCGCGGTCGAGCTGGTCGAGCGCGCGGACGCGCCGACGGTCGCCGAGGTCTACGTGATCTCCTTCGCGAACTACGGGCAGCTGCCGCCCGAGCGCGTCGAGGCGGCGCTGGACTTCGCCGACCGCGTCCTCGCGACGCCGGCGCTGGCGGTGTCGTGGAGCGCCGGCATCCAGTCCACTGTGGACCGATGGCGGGCGCGGCGTGCCGGTTGA
- a CDS encoding beta-N-acetylhexosaminidase gives MRLSRAVLTAAIVSLTAAGLPASAAASPAAPERSVTDVVPAPVSAKADPRGDFKLTPFTVIAADHGAGQVADYLRGLLRPATGYPLPVVPRAWGVPAISLKLGRDARIGTEGYELKVARDGVTLKANTADGLFEGVQSLRQLLPSAIDAKRVQHRTWTVAGGTILDYPRFAERGAMLDVARHFFKPDQVKRYIDQIAQYKVNTLHLHLADDQGWRIEIKSWPKLATVGGLTAVDNDPGGYYTQAQYRDIVAYAASRHITVIPEIDMPGHTNAAQSTYAELNCDGKAVPVRTDTEVGYSSLCISSPITYKFVEDVVRELAALTPGPYLHIGGDEAHSTPPADYLAFEKKVQPIVAKYGKKVTGWHEIAKSDPPASAVPQYWDFGGDNPSVAAAAARGSKILMSPANYAYLDMKYDASTPLGQDWAALIEVRDGYDWDPASLVTGVGEHQIAGVEAPLWTETLRTSADIEYMAFPRLPGIAEIGWSPKSTHNWDAYRARLAKQSPRWAAQGINFYRSPQVDWQ, from the coding sequence ATGCGCTTGTCCAGAGCCGTCTTGACCGCGGCGATCGTGAGTCTCACGGCGGCCGGCCTGCCCGCCTCCGCGGCGGCTTCGCCGGCCGCCCCGGAACGCAGCGTGACCGACGTCGTCCCGGCGCCCGTGTCGGCGAAGGCCGACCCGCGTGGTGACTTCAAGCTGACGCCGTTCACCGTGATCGCGGCCGACCACGGCGCCGGCCAGGTCGCGGACTACCTGCGCGGCCTGCTCCGGCCCGCCACCGGCTACCCGCTGCCGGTCGTGCCGCGTGCGTGGGGCGTCCCCGCGATCTCCCTGAAGCTGGGCCGCGACGCGCGGATCGGCACCGAGGGTTACGAGCTGAAGGTCGCGCGCGACGGCGTCACGCTGAAGGCCAACACCGCCGACGGGCTCTTCGAAGGCGTGCAGTCGCTGCGGCAGCTGCTGCCGTCGGCGATCGACGCGAAGCGCGTGCAGCACCGGACGTGGACCGTCGCCGGCGGCACGATCCTCGACTACCCGCGCTTCGCCGAGCGCGGCGCGATGCTCGACGTCGCCCGGCACTTCTTCAAACCGGACCAGGTCAAGCGGTACATCGACCAGATCGCCCAGTACAAGGTCAACACCCTGCACCTGCACCTCGCGGACGACCAGGGCTGGCGCATCGAGATCAAGAGCTGGCCGAAGCTGGCGACGGTCGGCGGGCTGACCGCCGTCGACAACGACCCGGGCGGCTACTACACCCAGGCGCAGTACCGGGACATCGTCGCCTACGCGGCTTCGCGGCACATCACGGTGATCCCGGAGATCGACATGCCGGGCCACACGAACGCGGCGCAGTCGACGTACGCGGAGCTGAACTGCGACGGCAAGGCCGTCCCGGTGCGCACGGACACCGAGGTCGGCTACAGCTCGCTGTGCATCTCCTCGCCGATCACGTACAAGTTCGTCGAGGACGTCGTCCGCGAGCTGGCGGCCCTCACCCCCGGGCCGTACCTGCACATCGGCGGCGACGAGGCGCACTCGACGCCGCCCGCGGACTACCTCGCGTTCGAGAAGAAGGTCCAGCCGATCGTCGCCAAGTACGGCAAGAAGGTCACCGGCTGGCACGAGATCGCGAAGTCGGACCCGCCCGCGTCGGCGGTCCCGCAGTACTGGGACTTCGGCGGTGACAACCCTTCGGTCGCGGCCGCGGCGGCGCGGGGCAGCAAGATCCTGATGTCGCCCGCGAACTACGCGTACCTGGACATGAAGTACGACGCTTCGACCCCGCTGGGCCAGGACTGGGCGGCGCTGATCGAGGTTCGCGATGGCTACGACTGGGATCCGGCGTCGCTGGTGACCGGCGTCGGCGAGCACCAGATCGCGGGCGTCGAGGCGCCGCTGTGGACCGAGACGCTCCGCACGAGCGCCGACATCGAGTACATGGCGTTCCCGCGGCTGCCCGGCATCGCGGAGATCGGCTGGTCCCCGAAGTCGACGCACAACTGGGACGCGTACCGGGCGCGCCTGGCGAAGCAGTCCCCGCGCTGGGCGGCCCAGGGCATCAACTTCTACCGCAGCCCCCAGGTCGACTGGCAGTAA
- a CDS encoding propionyl-CoA synthetase, translating to MGAYSEAYRRSLREPEAFWLAAAGAISWTKPPERALDASNPPFFRWFPDAELNTSYNALDRHVEAGRGGQAALIWDSPVTGQQRTYTYEELRDAVARFAGALRSLGVTKGDRVIVYLPMVPEAAIAMLACARIGAVHSVVFGGFAPKELAARIEDAKPKVILAASCGIEPTRVVEYQPIITAALELTEHQPDHVVVLQREQAPATLSGRELDWTELAESADPADPVPVAATDPLYILYTSGTTGKPKGVVRDTGGHAVALAYSMDAVYDVHAGDVWWTASDVGWVVGHSYIVYAPLLVGATTVMYEGKPVGTPDAGAFWRVIAEHGVQALFTAPTALRAVKKVDPDARELAKYDLKAFKTLFMAGERLDPETLHWAHEKLGVPVIDHWWQTETGWPIAANPRGLEPMEVKPGSATKPVPGWDVRILDQAGEELPPGREGAITVRLPLPPGSLPTLWGDDERYREAYLSRYDGYYLTGDSGYIDEDGYLFVMGRTDDVINVAGHRLSTGSMEAVLASHPAVAECAVIGVADQLKGQLPRGFVVLKAGADIAEEQLRDELVAMVRRDIGPVAAFRDVSIVDALPKTRSGKILRKTMRAIADGRDEAVPSTIEDPSVLEAIRAALR from the coding sequence ATGGGCGCGTACTCCGAGGCCTACCGGCGCAGCTTGCGCGAGCCGGAGGCGTTCTGGCTGGCCGCGGCGGGTGCGATCAGCTGGACGAAACCCCCGGAGCGGGCACTGGACGCCTCGAACCCGCCCTTCTTCCGGTGGTTCCCGGACGCCGAGCTGAACACCTCGTACAACGCGCTGGACCGGCACGTCGAGGCCGGGCGCGGTGGCCAGGCCGCGTTGATCTGGGACTCGCCCGTGACCGGACAGCAACGCACCTACACCTACGAAGAGCTGCGGGACGCGGTCGCGCGCTTCGCCGGCGCGCTGCGCTCGCTGGGGGTCACGAAGGGTGACCGGGTCATCGTCTACCTGCCGATGGTGCCCGAGGCGGCGATCGCGATGCTGGCCTGCGCGCGGATCGGCGCGGTGCACTCGGTGGTCTTCGGCGGGTTCGCGCCCAAGGAGCTGGCCGCGCGGATCGAAGACGCCAAGCCCAAGGTGATCCTGGCGGCGTCCTGCGGCATCGAGCCGACGCGGGTGGTCGAGTACCAGCCGATCATCACCGCGGCGCTCGAACTGACCGAGCACCAGCCGGACCACGTCGTCGTGCTGCAGCGCGAACAGGCGCCGGCCACGCTGAGCGGGCGGGAGCTGGACTGGACCGAGCTGGCCGAGAGCGCCGATCCGGCGGATCCGGTGCCGGTCGCGGCCACCGATCCGCTCTACATCCTCTACACGTCCGGCACGACCGGGAAGCCGAAGGGCGTCGTGCGCGACACCGGCGGCCACGCGGTCGCGCTCGCCTACTCGATGGACGCGGTCTACGACGTCCACGCCGGCGACGTCTGGTGGACGGCCTCCGACGTCGGCTGGGTCGTCGGGCACTCCTACATCGTCTACGCGCCACTGCTGGTCGGGGCCACGACGGTGATGTACGAAGGCAAGCCGGTCGGCACGCCGGACGCGGGCGCGTTCTGGCGGGTCATCGCCGAACACGGCGTCCAGGCGCTGTTCACCGCGCCGACCGCGCTGCGGGCCGTCAAGAAGGTCGACCCGGACGCCCGCGAGCTGGCGAAGTACGACCTCAAGGCGTTCAAGACGCTGTTCATGGCCGGCGAGCGGCTCGACCCGGAGACCCTGCACTGGGCGCACGAGAAGCTCGGCGTGCCGGTGATCGACCACTGGTGGCAGACCGAGACCGGCTGGCCGATCGCGGCGAACCCGCGCGGCCTGGAGCCGATGGAGGTCAAGCCCGGGTCCGCGACCAAGCCGGTCCCCGGCTGGGACGTCCGGATCCTCGACCAGGCGGGCGAGGAGCTGCCACCCGGCCGCGAAGGCGCCATCACGGTGCGGCTGCCGCTGCCGCCGGGCTCGCTGCCGACGCTGTGGGGTGACGACGAGCGCTACCGCGAGGCCTACCTCTCCCGCTACGACGGCTACTACCTGACCGGCGACTCGGGCTACATCGACGAAGACGGCTACCTCTTCGTCATGGGCCGCACCGACGACGTCATCAACGTCGCCGGCCACCGGCTGTCCACCGGGTCGATGGAGGCGGTGCTCGCTTCGCACCCGGCGGTCGCCGAGTGCGCGGTGATCGGCGTCGCCGACCAGCTCAAGGGCCAGCTGCCCCGCGGGTTCGTCGTGCTCAAGGCGGGCGCGGACATCGCCGAGGAGCAGCTGCGCGACGAGCTCGTGGCCATGGTCCGCCGGGACATCGGGCCGGTCGCCGCGTTCCGCGATGTGTCCATTGTGGACGCGCTACCGAAGACGCGGTCGGGCAAGATCCTGCGCAAGACCATGCGCGCGATCGCCGACGGCCGCGACGAGGCCGTGCCCTCGACGATCGAGGACCCGAGCGTGCTGGAAGCCATCCGCGCAGCCCTTCGTTAA